A section of the Eublepharis macularius isolate TG4126 chromosome 1, MPM_Emac_v1.0, whole genome shotgun sequence genome encodes:
- the LOC129329823 gene encoding histone H3.3A, whose amino-acid sequence MARTKQTARKSTGGKAPRKQLATKAARKSAPSTGGVKKPHRYRPGTVALREIRRYQKSTELLIRKLPFQRLVREIAQDFKTDLRFQSAAIGALQEASEAYLVGLFEDTNLCAIHAKRVTIMPKDIQLARRIRGERA is encoded by the exons ATGGCTCGTACCAAGCAAACTGCCCGTAAATCCACCGGTGGGAAAGCGCCCAGGAAGCAACTCGCAACAAAAGCCGCACGCAAGAGTGCGCCCTCTACTGGTGGGGTCAAGAAACCTCATCGCTACAG gcCAGGTACTGTGGCTCTTCGTGAAATCAGGCGTTATCAGAAGTCAACTGAACTTCTGATCCGCAAACTTCCTTTCCAGCGCCTGGTGCGTGAAATTGCTCAGGACTTCAAAACAGATCTGCGTTTCCAGAGCGCAGCTATTGGTGCTTTGCAG GAGGCAAGTGAGGCCTACCTGGTTGGCCTGTTTGAAGACACCAATCTGTGTGCTATCCACGCCAAACGTGTCACAATCATGCCAAAAGATATCCAGCTAGCACGCCGCATACGTGGAGAGCGTGCTTAA